Within the Opitutaceae bacterium TAV5 genome, the region AACGGTTCCAACGAGCTCCTCGAACTCCTCGGCCACGTGTTCCTGCGACCCGGCGACGAGGTCGTCATGGGCAACCCCGCCTTCATCATTTACAAGCTCGTCGCCCTCCTCTTCGGCGCGAAGCCCGTCGAGGTGCCGCTCGTCGATCACACCCACGATCTTCCCGCGCTCGCCGCCGCCGTCACGCCGCTCACGAAACTCGTTTTCGTCGCCAGCCCCAACAACCCCACCGGCACCGCCAACCCCGCCGCCGACCTGCTCGCCTTTGCCCGCGCCCTGCCGCCTCACGTCGTGCTCGTCCTCGACGAAGCCTACGCCGAATTTCTCGAAGGCGATTACCGCGCCGACATCCGCCCGCTCATCGCCGAAGGCCGGCATGTCATCGGCCTGCGGACGTTTTCCAAAATCTACGGCCTCGCCTCCCTGCGCGTCGGCTACGGCTATTGCAGCCCGGAACTGGCCGGCCTCCTCAACCGCGCCCGGCAGCCCTTCAACGTCAACGCCATCGGCCTCGCCGCCGCCGAGGCCGCTCTCGACGACCACGAATTCGTCGCGCGCAGCCTCGCCACCAACCGCGCCGGCCTCGCGCAACTGGAAGCCGGCCTGCGTGCGCTCGGGTTCGGGTTCGACATAAAAACCGTGCCCAGCCACGCCAATTTCATCCTCGCCAAAACCGGCCATGGCGCCCGCGTGTTTGCCGAGCTCCAGAGGCGCGGCGTGATCATCCGCCCCGTCGCCGGCTACGGCCTGCCCGACTGGATCCGCATCACTGTCGGCACCGAGTCCCAAAACGACCGCCTCCTCCGCGAACTCGCCACCGTCCTCCGCCTCCCGTGAGCCCGCTCCGTCCCGTCGAAATCCACCGCCTCCTGCGCCAGGTCCGCCGCGATATCCCGCGCACCGCGCTCGCCCGCCTGCTCGGCGTCACGACCAAAAGCCTCAGCCAGTGGGAAACCGGCGAAGTCCCCTGCCCGCCCATGCTCGGCACCGCGCTCTCCGGCCTCCGCGACGCCCGCCCGGGGCAAAACGGCGCACCGGCGGCGTTCACGTTCATCGACCTGTTCGCCGGCATCGGCGGCATCCGCATCGGCTTCGAAGCCGCCGGCGGCCAATGCGTGTTCACCTCGGAGTGGAATGCGTATTCGCAAAAAACCTACCGCGCCAATTTCGGCGAAAACCACCCGATCGTCGGCGACATCGTGCCCTTCCCCGCCGCCGACGTGCCCGATCACGACGTGCTCCTCGCCGGCTTCCCCTGCCAGCCGTTCTCCATCGCCGGCGTCAGCAAGAAACGCTCGCTCGGCCGCCCCGACGGCTTCGCCTGCGCCACGCAGGGCACGCTCTTTTTCGACGTCGCCCGCATCATCGCCGAAAAGCGCCCGCCCGCCT harbors:
- a CDS encoding histidinol-phosphate aminotransferase (catalyzes the formation of L-histidinol phosphate from imidazole-acetol phosphate and glutamate in histidine biosynthesis), translated to MLLTDLVNPAILKQPVYEPGKPIEDVARELGLDPASIIKLASNENALGPSPRGVAAATAALGHAELYPDGGCVTLRAKLAARYELDPSQFVIGNGSNELLELLGHVFLRPGDEVVMGNPAFIIYKLVALLFGAKPVEVPLVDHTHDLPALAAAVTPLTKLVFVASPNNPTGTANPAADLLAFARALPPHVVLVLDEAYAEFLEGDYRADIRPLIAEGRHVIGLRTFSKIYGLASLRVGYGYCSPELAGLLNRARQPFNVNAIGLAAAEAALDDHEFVARSLATNRAGLAQLEAGLRALGFGFDIKTVPSHANFILAKTGHGARVFAELQRRGVIIRPVAGYGLPDWIRITVGTESQNDRLLRELATVLRLP